The following proteins come from a genomic window of Nocardioides albertanoniae:
- a CDS encoding potassium/proton antiporter produces the protein MSFDVHQLDLFVLVGSMVTLLAILAVRVSTKAGLPSLLIYLLMGVLLGDSVLGIRFDDAALAHALGFAALALILAEGGLTTTWNDVRPAFKLGLTLATLGVVVSIGIVAVGAHYLLGLPWQLAFLLGAVTSPTDAAAVFSVLRVVPLPKRLTGVLEAESGLNDAPTVVIVTLIASGAIGEHHPAVVLGIVVGELLLGIVVGLAVGFGGAWMMRRAALPSAGLYPLAVMALAFLAYGGASWLHGSAFAAIYVAALVLGNTDLPHRGATRSFAEGVAWLAQIGLFVMLGLLLSPGRIDLGTVGLALAAGLILTLVARPASVLVSTLVSRMSWRESAFVSWAGLRGAVPVVLTTIPLAEGVDGAQDLFDLVFVMVVAYTLLTGPTLPWVARVLEVARPNDPRALDLDVAPLEQIAADLIQLRIPRESRMHGVEVGELRLPRGASVSLLIRDGETRVPEPTTVLRARDVILVVVPRDLREQAERRLEVVSRKGRLAGWLR, from the coding sequence ATGAGTTTTGATGTCCATCAACTCGACCTGTTCGTGCTGGTCGGGTCGATGGTCACGCTCCTGGCGATCCTCGCCGTGCGGGTCTCGACGAAGGCCGGGCTGCCCTCGCTGCTGATCTATCTGCTGATGGGCGTGCTGCTGGGCGACTCCGTGCTCGGCATCCGGTTCGACGACGCGGCGCTCGCGCACGCGCTCGGCTTCGCGGCGCTCGCGCTGATCCTGGCCGAGGGTGGTCTGACGACGACCTGGAACGACGTACGCCCCGCGTTCAAGCTGGGGCTGACGCTGGCCACGCTCGGTGTGGTGGTCTCGATCGGCATCGTCGCGGTGGGCGCCCACTATCTGCTGGGGCTTCCCTGGCAGCTGGCGTTCTTGCTGGGCGCGGTGACCTCGCCGACCGACGCGGCGGCGGTGTTCTCGGTGCTCCGGGTGGTGCCGCTGCCCAAGCGGCTGACCGGTGTGCTGGAGGCGGAGTCGGGGCTCAACGACGCCCCGACGGTCGTCATCGTGACGCTCATCGCGAGCGGTGCGATCGGCGAGCACCACCCGGCGGTGGTGCTCGGGATCGTCGTCGGCGAGCTGCTGCTGGGCATCGTCGTCGGTCTGGCCGTCGGCTTCGGCGGCGCCTGGATGATGCGCCGGGCGGCCCTTCCGTCCGCGGGTCTCTACCCGCTGGCGGTGATGGCGCTGGCCTTCCTCGCCTATGGCGGGGCCTCGTGGCTGCACGGGTCGGCGTTCGCGGCGATCTACGTCGCCGCGCTGGTGCTCGGCAACACCGACCTGCCCCACCGCGGCGCCACCAGATCGTTCGCCGAGGGGGTCGCCTGGCTGGCCCAGATCGGTCTCTTCGTGATGCTCGGGCTGCTGCTCTCCCCGGGCCGGATCGACCTCGGCACCGTCGGTCTCGCGCTCGCGGCCGGGCTGATCCTGACCCTCGTCGCCCGGCCGGCCTCGGTGCTGGTCAGCACCTTGGTCTCCCGGATGTCATGGCGGGAGTCGGCCTTCGTCTCGTGGGCCGGTCTGCGTGGTGCGGTGCCGGTCGTGCTCACCACGATCCCGCTGGCCGAGGGGGTCGACGGTGCCCAGGACCTGTTCGACCTGGTCTTCGTGATGGTCGTCGCCTACACGCTGCTGACCGGCCCGACGCTGCCCTGGGTCGCGCGCGTGCTCGAGGTCGCTCGCCCCAACGACCCGCGGGCTCTCGACCTCGACGTGGCCCCGTTGGAGCAGATCGCGGCCGACCTGATCCAGCTCCGGATCCCACGGGAGTCACGCATGCACGGCGTCGAGGTCGGGGAGCTTCGGCTGCCGCGAGGAGCGTCGGTCTCGCTGCTGATCCGCGACGGCGAGACCCGGGTGCCCGAGCCGACCACCGTGCTCCGTGCCCGCGACGTCATCCTGGTCGTCGTGCCCCGCGACCTGCGTGAGCAGGCCGAGCGCCGGCTCGAGGTGGTCAGCCGGAAGGGACGCCTGGCCGGCTGGCTGCGCTGA
- a CDS encoding type II toxin-antitoxin system VapB family antitoxin: MIFKRVGDSRPYPDHGLSTKGWAALPPRTVRLDELVTTKDTLQLVALLNEDSTFFGDLFAHVVEWNGELYLEDGLHRALRAALQQRNVLHARVHSLG; the protein is encoded by the coding sequence GTGATCTTCAAGCGTGTCGGCGACTCTCGCCCCTACCCTGACCATGGTCTCTCGACCAAGGGGTGGGCCGCGCTGCCTCCTCGGACGGTCCGTCTCGACGAGCTGGTGACCACGAAGGACACCCTCCAGCTGGTGGCTCTGCTCAACGAGGACTCGACGTTCTTCGGCGACCTCTTCGCCCATGTCGTGGAGTGGAACGGCGAGCTCTACCTCGAGGACGGCCTCCACCGAGCCCTGCGCGCCGCGCTCCAGCAGCGCAACGTGCTCCACGCCCGCGTGCACAGCCTCGGATAG
- a CDS encoding LytR C-terminal domain-containing protein has translation MLDSALTGLRTFIILAVLVVAVALAGVWGWKSMTAPFPQKVDVGPCVDTPVKKGSTVYPSQVVVTVLNASTRAGLANRAITDLVDEGFVKGGTGNAPRGTKLRTVEVWAPDKDAPSAALVASWLGDAKIVETKTDRPGIVVVTGEKFPEVKGGEQTVKAKADGQICSPPVE, from the coding sequence ATGCTCGACTCGGCCCTCACTGGACTTCGTACGTTCATCATCCTGGCCGTCCTGGTCGTGGCGGTCGCTCTGGCCGGCGTGTGGGGATGGAAGTCGATGACCGCACCCTTCCCGCAGAAGGTCGACGTGGGGCCGTGCGTGGACACCCCGGTCAAGAAGGGCTCCACCGTCTACCCGTCGCAGGTCGTGGTCACCGTGCTCAACGCGAGCACGCGGGCCGGGCTCGCCAACCGGGCCATCACCGACCTGGTCGACGAGGGCTTCGTCAAGGGTGGCACCGGCAACGCGCCCCGAGGCACCAAGCTGCGCACCGTCGAGGTGTGGGCGCCCGACAAGGACGCTCCCTCGGCCGCGCTCGTCGCGAGCTGGCTCGGCGACGCGAAGATCGTCGAGACCAAGACCGACCGCCCCGGCATCGTCGTCGTCACCGGCGAGAAGTTCCCCGAGGTCAAGGGCGGCGAGCAGACCGTCAAGGCCAAGGCCGACGGGCAGATCTGCAGCCCGCCGGTCGAGTGA
- a CDS encoding pyridoxal phosphate-dependent aminotransferase: protein MSRLTVAQRANVPPFHVMDMLERAAQRQRTYADLISFTSGQPSTGAPRPVNAEAVRLLQSGDPLGYTPSIGILELRQAIATHHRAWHGIEVSPDDVIVTTGASGGFLAAFLAAFDTGDRVAMARPSYPCYRNVLAALGCEVVEIPTGPAERFQPTVEQVRDLHERVGLKGLVVASPANPTGTMLLPEELAALARYCEEEGIQLISDEIYHGLTYASDDSRGRSAWETSRDAVVFGSFSKYFSMTGWRIGWLLAPAHLRRAIDVLVGNFTICPPALAQHAAVAAFSPETYAELDGHVTRYATNRRLLLDGLTSLGVTEMAPADGAFYVYADVSRWTDDTMTWCHQILDRTGVAMAPGVDFDPVDGHRFVRLSFAGSTSEIEQGLDRLATVLH from the coding sequence ATGAGCCGCCTCACTGTTGCCCAGCGCGCGAACGTGCCTCCCTTCCACGTGATGGACATGCTCGAGCGGGCGGCGCAGCGGCAGCGGACGTACGCCGATCTGATCTCGTTCACCTCGGGGCAGCCGTCGACGGGGGCGCCGCGACCGGTCAACGCCGAGGCGGTGCGGCTGCTGCAGAGCGGCGACCCGCTCGGCTACACGCCGTCGATCGGCATCCTGGAGCTGCGCCAGGCGATCGCGACCCACCACCGCGCCTGGCACGGGATCGAGGTCTCGCCCGACGACGTGATCGTCACGACCGGAGCCAGCGGTGGCTTCCTGGCAGCGTTCCTCGCCGCGTTCGACACCGGCGACCGGGTGGCGATGGCACGGCCCTCCTACCCCTGCTATCGCAACGTGCTCGCGGCGCTCGGGTGCGAGGTCGTGGAGATCCCGACGGGCCCGGCCGAACGCTTCCAGCCGACCGTGGAACAGGTGCGTGACCTGCATGAACGCGTCGGACTGAAGGGGCTCGTGGTGGCCAGTCCGGCCAACCCGACCGGCACGATGCTGCTGCCCGAGGAGCTGGCCGCGCTGGCTCGATACTGCGAGGAGGAAGGCATCCAGCTGATCTCCGACGAGATCTATCACGGCCTGACGTACGCCTCCGACGACAGCCGGGGCCGCAGCGCCTGGGAGACCTCGCGCGACGCGGTCGTGTTCGGCTCGTTCTCCAAGTATTTCTCGATGACCGGCTGGCGCATCGGCTGGCTGCTCGCCCCGGCCCATCTGCGTCGCGCGATCGACGTGCTGGTCGGCAACTTCACCATCTGCCCGCCGGCCCTGGCCCAGCACGCGGCGGTGGCCGCGTTCAGCCCGGAGACCTATGCCGAGCTCGACGGACATGTCACCCGTTACGCCACCAACCGACGGCTGCTGCTCGACGGCCTCACCTCGCTCGGGGTCACCGAGATGGCGCCGGCCGACGGCGCCTTCTACGTCTACGCCGACGTCAGCCGCTGGACCGACGACACCATGACGTGGTGCCACCAGATCCTCGATCGCACCGGCGTCGCGATGGCGCCCGGCGTCGACTTCGATCCCGTCGACGGCCACCGCTTCGTACGCCTCTCGTTCGCCGGGTCGACCAGCGAGATCGAGCAGGGTCTCGACCGCCTCGCCACCGTGCTTCACTGA